Proteins encoded together in one Nitrospirota bacterium window:
- a CDS encoding type II toxin-antitoxin system VapB family antitoxin — MVSHMKTTIQIPDSLFNEARKLANEEQTTLKALMEEGLRRIISEHRQRGSFKLRSAIFKGNGLQSNMEGANWERIRDISYEGRGS, encoded by the coding sequence ATGGTTAGCCATATGAAGACAACCATACAGATACCTGATAGCCTTTTCAACGAGGCACGCAAACTTGCAAATGAGGAGCAGACAACTCTGAAGGCACTCATGGAGGAGGGACTCCGCCGCATTATTTCTGAACACAGGCAACGCGGCAGTTTCAAGCTCCGTAGCGCCATATTCAAGGGAAATGGTCTTCAGTCCAATATGGAAGGGGCAAACTGGGAGCGTATCCGTGATATCAGCTATGAAGGACGCGGCAGTTGA
- a CDS encoding DsbC family protein codes for MKKILIIGLFVIVLHALQGTLPAKVAAFGGCEEDCMKCHSMNIQDVQQILTKLGAAEVKPLDIKLSPVKGLWEVIIEDKGTRGVMYIGFSKRHVVAGPIFEVDTGTNKTQETFEKVNRDLIKYVDYAKIPLDNALILGDKNAKYRVAVFTDPDCPYCARVHEEIKKVVAERKDIAFYLKLIPLPMHPDAFWKSQSILCKHSVQLLEDNFAKKEIPKPECDNKPEVEANIKLATELGITGTPTLVLPDGMVVIGGKDAKTIIDLVTNPPAKKEGK; via the coding sequence ATGAAAAAAATTCTGATTATTGGTTTATTTGTCATAGTGCTTCATGCCCTCCAGGGCACGCTGCCGGCGAAGGTCGCTGCTTTTGGCGGGTGTGAAGAGGACTGCATGAAGTGTCACTCCATGAATATTCAGGATGTCCAGCAGATACTCACGAAGTTGGGCGCTGCCGAGGTAAAACCCCTTGATATCAAACTCAGCCCGGTGAAAGGGCTATGGGAAGTCATTATTGAGGACAAGGGCACCAGAGGCGTTATGTATATCGGTTTTTCGAAGCGGCATGTTGTTGCCGGTCCGATTTTTGAGGTCGATACCGGGACGAACAAGACGCAGGAGACCTTTGAGAAGGTGAACCGTGATCTGATCAAGTATGTTGATTATGCAAAGATCCCGCTGGACAATGCCCTGATCCTCGGCGACAAGAATGCCAAATACAGGGTGGCGGTCTTTACTGATCCTGACTGCCCGTACTGCGCAAGGGTTCATGAGGAGATAAAAAAAGTTGTTGCAGAGAGAAAAGATATCGCTTTTTATCTCAAGCTGATACCGCTGCCGATGCATCCCGACGCCTTCTGGAAATCCCAGAGCATTCTCTGCAAGCATTCGGTCCAGTTGCTTGAGGATAATTTCGCGAAAAAAGAGATTCCCAAGCCTGAGTGTGATAACAAGCCGGAGGTCGAGGCCAATATCAAGCTTGCCACTGAACTCGGCATCACCGGAACCCCGACCCTGGTTCTCCCTGACGGCATGGTCGTGATCGGCGGCAAGGACGCCAAGACGATCATAGACCTTGTGACCAACCCTCCTGCGAAGAAGGAGGGCAAGTAA
- a CDS encoding thioredoxin fold domain-containing protein, with protein sequence MIKDRKDIAFYVILYPLPMHKEAYGKSKAIICEQSLDLLEAALEKKPLPAPSCETTVIDENIKLAEKLGISGTPAVIFPNGTLIPGAMNAADIIKQIDKK encoded by the coding sequence GTGATAAAAGACAGGAAGGATATAGCCTTCTATGTTATCCTCTACCCCCTGCCGATGCATAAAGAGGCATACGGAAAATCAAAGGCTATTATCTGCGAGCAATCGCTGGACCTTCTTGAGGCTGCCCTTGAGAAGAAGCCTCTTCCTGCACCAAGCTGCGAGACCACAGTAATTGACGAGAATATCAAGCTTGCAGAAAAGCTCGGCATCAGCGGCACGCCTGCGGTCATCTTTCCGAACGGTACGCTCATCCCGGGAGCCATGAACGCCGCTGATATCATAAAACAGATCGACAAAAAGTAA
- the bioA gene encoding adenosylmethionine--8-amino-7-oxononanoate transaminase, whose protein sequence is MGLQEDNRHLEDADRKYIWHPFTQMKEWEEGLPVIITEGRDSFVKDRYGRWYLDGVSSLWVNIFGHRKKEIDDAIKAQVDRISHSTLLGLSNEPAIRLAEKLVMLMNASFLDAHSSLSRVFYSDNGSTAVEVALKMAFQYWQHRGEKQKTSFLSLNNAYHGDTIGAVSVGGVAIFHEAFGPLLFPTYKAPSPYCYRCELGREYPDCSLFCADKLEELMQDHHHEMAGLIIEPLVQAAGGMIVSPPGYLKRIRELCTKYNILLIADEVATGFGRTGRMFACEHEHVMPDIICLSKGITGGYMPLAVTLATEEIYRAFLGDFKDLRTFFHGHSYTGNPLACAAAVACLDIFEKEETLRQMTPKIALLDDWLGQMLALPHVGNVRSRGLMAGVELVLDKKTKEPYDWEEKMGWKVAYHARDNGVIIRPLGNVIVIMPPLNISIENLGQMLSVLRDAIISVTT, encoded by the coding sequence ATGGGGCTTCAGGAAGATAACAGGCATCTTGAAGATGCCGACAGGAAATACATCTGGCATCCCTTTACGCAGATGAAGGAGTGGGAGGAGGGCCTGCCTGTGATTATCACCGAGGGCCGGGACTCTTTTGTCAAAGACAGGTACGGCAGATGGTATCTTGACGGGGTTTCATCACTTTGGGTCAATATATTCGGCCACCGGAAAAAAGAGATCGACGATGCCATAAAGGCGCAGGTGGACAGAATAAGCCACAGCACACTGCTTGGCCTCAGCAATGAGCCTGCTATCCGACTGGCTGAAAAGCTGGTCATGCTGATGAATGCCTCTTTCCTCGATGCTCATTCTTCACTCAGCCGTGTTTTTTATTCGGACAATGGTTCAACTGCGGTCGAGGTTGCCCTCAAAATGGCATTCCAGTACTGGCAGCATCGGGGCGAAAAGCAGAAGACGTCCTTCCTCTCTCTGAACAATGCCTATCACGGAGACACGATCGGTGCAGTGAGTGTGGGAGGGGTAGCTATATTCCACGAGGCCTTCGGTCCGCTCCTTTTCCCGACCTATAAAGCACCGTCGCCCTACTGCTACCGCTGTGAGCTTGGCAGGGAATATCCTGATTGCAGCCTCTTCTGTGCAGACAAGCTTGAGGAGCTGATGCAAGACCACCACCATGAGATGGCAGGCCTGATCATAGAGCCCCTGGTCCAGGCAGCAGGAGGGATGATCGTTTCTCCTCCCGGATATCTTAAGCGCATAAGGGAGCTCTGCACCAAATACAATATTCTTCTTATCGCTGATGAGGTTGCAACGGGATTTGGCAGAACAGGCAGGATGTTCGCCTGCGAACATGAGCATGTCATGCCTGATATTATCTGTCTTTCCAAGGGCATCACCGGCGGATACATGCCCCTTGCCGTTACGCTTGCAACAGAAGAGATATACCGGGCATTTCTTGGCGATTTCAAAGACCTGAGGACTTTTTTTCACGGTCATTCGTATACCGGCAATCCTCTTGCCTGCGCAGCAGCAGTTGCCTGCCTGGATATATTTGAGAAGGAAGAAACTCTCAGGCAGATGACGCCGAAGATCGCACTTCTCGATGATTGGCTCGGCCAGATGCTTGCACTCCCCCATGTCGGCAATGTCAGGAGCAGGGGGCTTATGGCAGGGGTTGAACTCGTGCTGGACAAAAAGACGAAAGAGCCGTATGACTGGGAAGAGAAGATGGGATGGAAGGTCGCCTATCACGCACGCGACAACGGCGTTATCATCAGGCCGCTTGGCAATGTTATCGTGATCATGCCGCCGCTGAATATCAGCATCGAGAATCTCGGCCAGATGCTGAGTGTCCTCAGGGATGCTATAATCTCGGTAACCACATGA
- a CDS encoding flippase-like domain-containing protein, which yields MALAINKKVVILILKLVVSSFSLYLISRKADMAQVIHILKSLGLFTFLSASALYILSQVFSTMRWQLLLPDNYPLKRLFSLYMIGAFFSSFLPGVVGGDAVRAYYLNKDAKKISVTLAAVFMDRYLGFVTLMVIGISAFPFSLDVFGASPHRWLMPGFFVSFVIGSFLFFGLRLGKRFRLMTDIYEYFSVIKKQRTVMVKTLLLSVVVQLLNFVSVLILASKMGEDISLLLLAVFLPIVITVVALPVSISGLGVREGTFVILLGLIGISPEAATSLSLAWFFSTFIGSLPGLVFYFFYDRQKAV from the coding sequence TTGGCCCTGGCAATAAATAAGAAAGTCGTCATTCTCATCCTCAAACTTGTTGTCAGCTCTTTCTCGTTGTATCTTATCTCCCGAAAAGCTGATATGGCGCAGGTGATCCATATCCTGAAAAGCCTTGGGCTTTTCACGTTCCTGAGCGCATCAGCGCTCTATATCCTGTCCCAGGTCTTTTCTACGATGCGGTGGCAGCTTCTCCTGCCCGACAACTATCCGCTTAAGAGACTCTTTTCGCTGTATATGATCGGGGCTTTTTTTAGCAGTTTTCTGCCCGGCGTTGTGGGCGGCGATGCTGTCAGGGCCTATTACCTGAACAAGGACGCGAAGAAGATCAGCGTTACGCTTGCTGCTGTTTTTATGGACCGGTACCTCGGCTTTGTGACCCTCATGGTGATCGGCATTTCCGCCTTTCCGTTCAGTCTTGACGTTTTTGGGGCATCTCCGCACAGATGGCTTATGCCGGGGTTTTTTGTATCCTTTGTTATCGGCAGCTTCCTCTTCTTTGGACTTAGGCTGGGAAAGAGATTCAGGCTCATGACCGATATTTACGAATATTTCTCGGTCATAAAGAAGCAGAGGACTGTTATGGTGAAGACCCTTCTTCTTTCCGTGGTCGTCCAGCTGCTGAATTTTGTGAGTGTCCTCATCCTTGCATCGAAGATGGGCGAGGATATCTCTCTGCTCCTGCTTGCTGTTTTTCTCCCGATCGTTATAACGGTTGTGGCCCTGCCTGTTTCCATATCAGGCCTTGGCGTCCGTGAGGGAACGTTTGTCATTCTTCTCGGTCTTATCGGTATTTCGCCTGAGGCTGCGACCTCCCTGTCTCTTGCATGGTTCTTCTCCACCTTTATCGGCAGCCTGCCCGGGCTTGTCTTCTATTTCTTTTATGATCGGCAGAAAGCGGTGTAA
- a CDS encoding glycosyltransferase family 2 protein — translation MTISVVIPLYNEEENVQELHIRLKAVLETLDADYEMLFIDDGSTDNTLKFLQEIQAGDSKVIVLSLRRNFGQTAAFAAGFDYSRGDIIITMDGDLQNDPNDIPKLIEQMKDNDLVSGWRKKRKDPFLSRRLPSIMANWLISKVTGVNLHDYGCSLKAYKRDVIKNLKLYGEMHRFIPAVASWYGVRIAEVETEHHPRVRGKSKYGISRTMKVVLDLITVKFLQSFSTKPLQFFGPIGLASGMLGFLISIYLTIEKLIAGKDIGGRPLLLLGSLLIIVGIQFIGMGLLGEMMVRVYHETQKKPIYVIKKVIGPGNK, via the coding sequence ATGACCATATCTGTTGTAATACCACTGTACAATGAAGAAGAAAATGTTCAGGAGCTTCACATCCGGCTGAAGGCCGTGCTGGAAACCCTTGATGCTGATTATGAGATGCTCTTTATTGATGACGGCAGCACCGATAATACCCTGAAATTTCTCCAGGAGATCCAGGCAGGGGACAGTAAAGTCATTGTCCTGAGTCTCAGGAGGAACTTCGGCCAGACTGCGGCCTTTGCAGCGGGGTTCGACTATTCGCGGGGCGACATCATCATTACCATGGACGGGGACCTTCAGAACGATCCGAATGATATCCCCAAGCTCATTGAACAGATGAAAGACAATGACCTGGTGAGCGGTTGGAGAAAGAAGAGGAAGGACCCGTTCCTTTCGCGCAGGCTACCCTCGATCATGGCGAACTGGCTTATCAGCAAAGTTACCGGCGTAAATCTTCATGACTACGGCTGTTCACTCAAGGCATATAAGCGGGACGTCATCAAGAACCTCAAGCTCTACGGCGAAATGCACCGGTTCATCCCTGCTGTTGCGAGCTGGTATGGTGTGCGCATTGCAGAGGTCGAGACAGAGCACCATCCAAGGGTGCGCGGCAAGTCAAAATACGGCATCTCACGGACCATGAAGGTTGTCCTTGACCTGATCACGGTCAAGTTTCTCCAGAGTTTTTCGACAAAGCCTTTACAGTTCTTCGGCCCTATAGGATTGGCGAGCGGCATGCTCGGCTTTCTGATCTCTATCTATCTCACGATAGAGAAACTTATTGCGGGCAAGGACATCGGCGGCAGACCTCTTCTTCTGTTAGGTTCCCTGCTGATCATCGTCGGCATCCAGTTCATCGGCATGGGTCTCCTTGGCGAAATGATGGTGCGTGTGTATCACGAGACCCAGAAAAAACCGATCTATGTCATCAAGAAGGTCATTGGCCCTGGCAATAAATAA
- a CDS encoding glycosyltransferase family 39 protein, whose product MHLPDIDTALFFFINQNLQNPFFDRVMPFVTSQTALVFLPFVLLLWFREKKHALPMLFAGLFAIAFADAGSHMLKELVMRQRPCNALDNVHLLVGCGKSYSMPSNHASNAFAFAMTIGFMLRNRLSLFFIAAAALISVSRIFVGVHYPSDVLAGALIGTAAAYCTVYLYRRAEEIVRERSYLQALIVVLIVLSFFRISYIMTGPFDLVADEAHYWEWSRRLDWSYYSKGPVIAWLIRISTFFFGSTVLGVRAFAVLLSALGSILLFRLGKELYDERTGLASALLLQVVPLFSVFGMLLTIDSPFIFFWILSLYLFHRIVRQGLSPGDTKASSLLWILLGISAGFGLLTKYTMAFFLLSAFLYLLFQKDARRLLKTPGPYLAFLISMLVFSPVIFWNASRGWVTLKHTAGQAHLHEGLVLSIRSFGEFLGSQFGVVTPLLFVMIIVAVLKLRKTKEGAFLFWFFLPVIAFFLAKSIQGKVQANWALTGYISGIVAFSAFFLRRREDFRKPLRMTVVLAISLAMLTTFFAHAPSLLGLPEKFDPSIRLVGWKELGEETSVLHKDMSVKGPVFVFSDSYQVASELAFYMKDNPVTYCVNLGRRMNQYDLWPGFENLRGQNAIFVRARGKEELPEEVSRAFSSCDQRVVEVKTRRKKTLKFSVSACYDFKGFESQQPETF is encoded by the coding sequence ATGCATCTTCCTGACATCGATACAGCGCTCTTTTTTTTCATAAACCAGAATCTGCAGAACCCTTTTTTCGACCGGGTCATGCCCTTTGTAACGTCACAGACAGCTCTTGTTTTTCTCCCTTTTGTGCTGCTGCTCTGGTTCAGGGAGAAGAAGCATGCTCTGCCGATGCTTTTTGCCGGGCTTTTTGCCATTGCCTTTGCTGATGCAGGCAGTCATATGCTGAAGGAGCTTGTGATGCGTCAGCGACCTTGCAATGCGCTTGATAACGTCCATCTCCTTGTCGGCTGCGGCAAGTCGTATTCCATGCCTTCAAATCATGCCTCGAATGCCTTTGCCTTTGCCATGACCATAGGGTTCATGCTGAGGAACAGACTGAGCCTTTTTTTTATTGCAGCTGCAGCGCTGATAAGTGTTTCAAGAATTTTTGTCGGTGTCCACTACCCGTCTGACGTCCTTGCCGGCGCTCTTATTGGAACAGCGGCGGCGTACTGCACCGTGTATCTTTACCGGCGGGCAGAAGAGATCGTCCGGGAAAGATCCTATCTGCAGGCGCTGATCGTTGTGCTTATCGTCCTGAGTTTCTTCCGTATCTCCTATATCATGACCGGCCCTTTTGACCTTGTTGCTGATGAAGCGCATTACTGGGAATGGTCCCGCCGTCTTGACTGGAGCTATTATTCGAAAGGGCCTGTGATAGCCTGGCTTATCCGGATCAGCACCTTCTTTTTCGGTAGCACAGTCCTGGGGGTTCGGGCTTTTGCCGTCCTTCTTTCAGCTCTTGGCAGTATCCTGCTCTTCAGGCTCGGCAAAGAGCTCTATGACGAAAGGACAGGCCTCGCCTCTGCTCTTCTTCTGCAGGTTGTGCCGCTTTTTTCTGTTTTCGGGATGCTCCTGACCATAGATTCTCCCTTCATCTTCTTCTGGATACTCTCCCTCTATCTTTTTCACCGTATTGTCAGACAGGGACTTTCTCCCGGAGACACCAAAGCATCTTCACTGTTATGGATACTGTTAGGCATATCAGCAGGGTTTGGTCTGCTCACAAAATATACCATGGCATTTTTTCTGCTTTCTGCGTTTCTCTACCTTCTTTTCCAAAAGGATGCGCGAAGGCTCCTGAAGACCCCTGGCCCTTATCTGGCCTTCCTGATCAGCATGCTGGTTTTCAGTCCGGTGATATTCTGGAATGCTTCCCGCGGATGGGTGACGTTGAAGCATACTGCAGGACAGGCACATCTGCATGAAGGGCTTGTGCTGTCAATCCGGTCGTTTGGTGAATTCCTTGGCTCTCAATTTGGGGTGGTGACACCGCTGCTCTTTGTGATGATCATTGTCGCGGTCCTGAAATTGCGAAAGACAAAAGAAGGGGCCTTTCTCTTTTGGTTCTTTCTGCCGGTGATCGCCTTTTTCCTTGCCAAAAGCATTCAGGGAAAGGTGCAGGCAAACTGGGCACTGACAGGCTATATCTCCGGCATTGTCGCCTTCTCAGCTTTTTTTTTGCGCCGCCGGGAAGACTTCAGGAAACCCCTTCGCATGACCGTGGTGCTTGCCATTTCCCTTGCCATGCTGACAACGTTCTTTGCCCATGCCCCATCCCTGCTCGGACTGCCGGAAAAATTTGATCCTTCCATCAGGCTTGTGGGCTGGAAAGAGCTGGGGGAGGAAACGTCGGTTCTTCATAAGGACATGTCCGTGAAGGGTCCGGTCTTTGTTTTTTCGGACAGTTATCAGGTTGCGAGCGAGCTGGCCTTTTATATGAAAGATAATCCGGTCACATACTGTGTTAATCTCGGCAGGAGAATGAACCAGTACGACCTGTGGCCCGGCTTTGAAAATCTCAGGGGCCAGAATGCCATCTTTGTCAGGGCAAGGGGAAAAGAGGAGCTTCCCGAAGAGGTTTCCCGTGCCTTCAGTTCGTGTGATCAGAGGGTGGTCGAGGTAAAGACGCGGAGGAAGAAAACCCTGAAATTTAGCGTATCAGCATGTTATGATTTCAAAGGTTTTGAATCGCAGCAGCCGGAGACCTTTTGA
- a CDS encoding response regulator encodes MSAKILVIDDELLILNTVEKALTRVGYAVARAQNMEELGTALREAPFDLMITDLHMEEDTAENIIERVKKSSPGIKVLLMSGGSYNKDADNFIEKPFKLEELRGKVRAYLNASS; translated from the coding sequence ATGTCTGCAAAAATTCTTGTCATTGACGATGAACTGCTCATCCTGAACACGGTCGAAAAAGCGCTTACAAGGGTAGGATATGCTGTTGCCAGGGCACAGAACATGGAGGAGCTCGGTACAGCGCTCAGGGAAGCGCCCTTTGATCTGATGATCACAGACCTCCATATGGAGGAGGACACGGCAGAGAATATCATCGAGAGGGTGAAGAAGTCCTCGCCCGGGATCAAGGTGCTGCTCATGAGCGGCGGGTCGTACAACAAGGATGCAGACAATTTCATTGAGAAACCCTTCAAGCTGGAAGAACTGCGGGGAAAAGTAAGGGCCTATCTGAATGCATCTTCCTGA